A stretch of the Pseudomonas sp. ACM7 genome encodes the following:
- a CDS encoding FAD:protein FMN transferase — MPGGGWGLLNRWQGVLIFLFGVLSGCGNSDSMESFGGPTMGSTYSIKYLRHAGLPAPTEVRVQVEKILADVDQQLSTYRSDSDIERFNDLPANRCQKMPAPILKLVRVGERLSEQSEGSYDLTVEPLLNLWGFGPQARNEKVPSAQVLAEVRQRVGYQHLRIDGDQLCKDAAVEVDFNSIAAGYAVDTIAAKLEAMGIHNYLAEATGELKAAGKKLDGSPWHIALEEPRDDQQVAERIIAVDGYGVSTSGDYRNYFEQDGRRYSHTFDARTGAPVLHTLASVTVIHPSALMADGLSTLLLILGPERGWDYAQTHDIGAFFVIRADTGFVTRTTQAFERLSGGKTE; from the coding sequence ATGCCTGGGGGAGGGTGGGGATTGTTGAATAGGTGGCAAGGCGTTTTAATTTTTCTGTTCGGCGTCCTTTCAGGCTGCGGAAACAGCGATTCCATGGAAAGCTTCGGCGGCCCGACCATGGGCAGCACGTATTCGATCAAGTACCTGCGCCATGCCGGGCTTCCCGCCCCGACCGAGGTCCGTGTTCAGGTCGAAAAAATCCTCGCTGACGTCGATCAACAACTGTCGACCTACCGCAGCGACTCGGACATCGAGCGCTTCAACGATCTACCCGCCAACCGCTGTCAGAAAATGCCCGCGCCGATCCTCAAACTGGTGCGTGTCGGTGAGCGTCTGTCGGAACAAAGCGAAGGCTCCTACGACCTGACCGTGGAACCGCTGCTCAATCTCTGGGGATTCGGCCCGCAGGCTCGTAATGAGAAAGTCCCCTCGGCCCAGGTGTTGGCCGAAGTCAGGCAGCGAGTCGGTTACCAGCACCTGCGTATCGACGGCGATCAGCTGTGCAAGGACGCTGCGGTTGAGGTCGACTTCAACAGCATCGCCGCCGGCTACGCAGTCGACACGATTGCCGCAAAACTCGAAGCAATGGGCATCCACAACTACCTCGCCGAAGCCACCGGCGAACTCAAGGCTGCCGGCAAAAAACTCGACGGCTCGCCGTGGCACATCGCCCTGGAAGAACCCCGCGACGACCAGCAAGTGGCCGAGCGCATCATCGCCGTCGACGGCTATGGCGTTTCCACTTCCGGCGACTACCGCAACTATTTCGAGCAGGACGGTCGGCGTTATTCCCACACCTTCGATGCCCGCACCGGGGCGCCGGTCCTACACACCCTGGCGTCAGTCACGGTGATTCATCCTTCAGCGTTGATGGCCGATGGCTTATCGACGCTGTTGCTGATTCTGGGTCCCGAAAGGGGTTGGGACTATGCCCAAACGCATGACATCGGTGCATTCTTTGTGATTCGTGCCGATACAGGATTCGTCACACGAACCACGCAGGCTTTTGAACGCCTGAGTGGCGGAAAAACCGAGTGA
- a CDS encoding MFS transporter, whose protein sequence is MSTNTGKGKAIFRVVSGNFLEMFDFMVYGFYATAIAKTFFPADSAFASLMLSLATFGAGFLMRPLGAIFLGAYIDRHGRRKGLIITLAMMAGGTVLIACVPGYATLGVAAPLIVLLGRLLQGFSAGVELGGVSVYLAEISTPGRKGFFVSWQSASQQAAVVFAGLLGVGLNHWLSPEQMGDWGWRVPFLIGCMIVPVIFVIRRSLEETPEFQARKHRPTLRDIVRSIGQNFGIVIAGMALVVMTTVSFYLITAYTPTFGKAELHLSDLDALLVTVCIGLSNFFWLQVMGAFSDRIGRKPLLLAATILAILTAYPSLSWLVANPSFSHLLIVELWLSFLYGSYKGAMVVALTEIMPVEVRTTGFSLTYSLATATFGGFTPAACTYLIHVLDNKAAPGIWLSGAAVLGLIATLVLFKGNRHELRTAQAAVVGGA, encoded by the coding sequence ATGTCCACGAATACGGGCAAAGGCAAAGCGATTTTTCGCGTTGTCAGCGGTAACTTTCTCGAGATGTTCGACTTTATGGTCTACGGCTTTTACGCCACAGCCATTGCCAAAACCTTCTTCCCTGCCGATAGCGCTTTCGCCTCCCTGATGTTGTCCCTGGCCACCTTCGGGGCCGGCTTCCTGATGCGTCCATTAGGGGCGATTTTTCTCGGTGCCTATATCGACCGCCATGGTCGACGCAAAGGGCTGATCATCACCCTCGCGATGATGGCCGGCGGCACGGTACTGATTGCCTGCGTGCCGGGTTACGCCACTTTGGGCGTTGCAGCGCCGTTGATCGTGCTGTTGGGTCGTTTGCTGCAAGGGTTCTCGGCCGGCGTGGAACTGGGCGGCGTGTCGGTGTACCTCGCCGAGATTTCCACACCGGGTCGTAAAGGTTTCTTCGTCAGTTGGCAGTCCGCCAGTCAGCAAGCCGCGGTGGTATTCGCCGGCCTGCTCGGCGTTGGCTTGAACCACTGGCTCAGCCCGGAACAAATGGGCGACTGGGGCTGGCGCGTACCGTTCCTGATCGGCTGCATGATCGTGCCGGTGATCTTCGTGATTCGTCGTTCGCTGGAAGAAACCCCGGAATTCCAGGCGCGCAAACATCGCCCTACCCTGCGGGACATCGTTCGTTCGATTGGGCAGAACTTTGGCATCGTCATCGCCGGCATGGCTTTGGTGGTGATGACCACCGTGTCGTTCTACCTGATCACCGCCTACACCCCGACCTTCGGCAAAGCCGAACTGCATTTGTCGGACCTGGACGCGCTGCTGGTGACGGTGTGCATTGGTTTGTCGAACTTCTTTTGGCTACAGGTGATGGGGGCGTTTTCCGACAGGATCGGACGCAAACCCTTGCTGCTGGCGGCGACGATTCTGGCGATTCTAACCGCCTACCCTTCGCTGTCATGGCTGGTAGCAAACCCGAGCTTCAGCCACTTGCTGATCGTCGAGTTGTGGCTGTCGTTCCTGTATGGCTCGTATAAAGGCGCCATGGTGGTAGCCCTGACCGAGATCATGCCGGTAGAAGTTCGTACAACCGGTTTCTCCTTGACCTACAGCCTGGCGACTGCAACGTTCGGTGGGTTTACCCCCGCGGCCTGCACGTACCTGATCCACGTGCTGGATAACAAGGCTGCGCCAGGGATATGGCTCAGTGGTGCGGCGGTATTGGGGTTGATTGCGACGCTGGTGTTGTTCAAAGGCAATCGGCATGAACTGCGGACCGCGCAGGCAGCAGTGGTTGGCGGTGCCTGA
- a CDS encoding glyceraldehyde-3-phosphate dehydrogenase — protein MWKVPVTQKPDQCLGEWIDREALAEAMIPLIGQLYRNNNVVSSIYGRSLINRSVIAILKAHRFARHRQSDDSELSVHETFPLLKAMSELKLGAASVDLGKLAVKFKAEGNGRTAEQFVREELADVVGQQNVSARKGTDVVLYGFGRIGRLLARILIEKTGGGDGLRLRAIVVRKGAENDLVKRASLLRRDSVHGPFDGTITIDEANNTITANGNLIQVIYAKNPTEVDYTQYGIKDALLVDNTGVWRDADGLGQHLACPGIDRVVLTAPGKGKLKNIVHGINHGEITADDKIVSAASCTTNAIVPVLKAVNDKFGIINGHVETVHSYTNDQNLIDNFHKGDRRGRSAALNMVITETGAATAAAKALPELAGKLTGNAIRVPTPNVSMAILNLNLEKAATREEMNEYLRYMALHSDLHKQIDYVNSQEVVSTDFVGSRHAGVVDAEATISQDNRVVLYVWYDNEFGYSCQVVRVMEDMAGVNPPTFPR, from the coding sequence ATGTGGAAGGTTCCCGTGACTCAGAAGCCCGACCAGTGTCTTGGTGAATGGATCGACCGTGAAGCACTCGCAGAAGCGATGATTCCGCTTATCGGTCAGCTCTACCGCAATAACAACGTGGTGAGCTCGATCTATGGCCGCAGCCTGATCAATCGTTCAGTCATTGCGATTCTCAAAGCTCACCGCTTTGCTCGTCATCGTCAGTCCGATGACAGCGAATTGTCCGTCCACGAAACATTCCCGCTGCTCAAGGCAATGAGCGAGCTCAAGCTCGGCGCTGCTTCGGTAGACCTGGGCAAGCTTGCAGTCAAGTTCAAGGCTGAAGGCAATGGCCGCACTGCCGAGCAGTTCGTCCGTGAAGAACTGGCTGACGTCGTTGGTCAGCAAAATGTTTCCGCCCGCAAAGGCACCGACGTTGTTCTGTACGGCTTCGGTCGTATCGGCCGTCTGCTGGCGCGCATCCTGATCGAGAAAACCGGTGGCGGCGACGGCCTGCGTCTGCGCGCCATCGTTGTCCGCAAGGGCGCCGAGAACGATCTGGTCAAACGTGCCAGCCTGCTGCGTCGTGACTCGGTCCATGGTCCGTTCGATGGCACTATCACCATTGATGAAGCCAACAACACCATCACCGCCAACGGCAACCTGATCCAGGTTATCTACGCGAAAAACCCGACTGAAGTGGACTACACCCAGTACGGCATCAAAGACGCGCTGCTGGTGGACAACACCGGTGTATGGCGTGACGCCGACGGTCTGGGCCAGCACTTGGCTTGCCCGGGTATCGATCGCGTTGTTCTGACCGCGCCTGGCAAAGGCAAGCTGAAGAACATCGTTCACGGCATCAACCACGGTGAAATCACCGCTGATGACAAGATCGTTTCCGCAGCTTCCTGCACCACCAACGCCATCGTGCCGGTGCTCAAAGCAGTCAACGACAAGTTCGGCATCATCAACGGTCACGTTGAAACGGTTCACTCGTACACCAACGACCAGAACCTGATCGACAACTTCCACAAAGGCGATCGCCGTGGCCGTAGCGCCGCGTTGAACATGGTGATCACCGAGACCGGTGCTGCCACCGCTGCTGCCAAGGCTTTGCCTGAGCTGGCTGGCAAGCTCACCGGTAACGCGATCCGTGTTCCGACGCCTAACGTGTCGATGGCCATTCTCAACCTGAACCTTGAGAAAGCCGCCACCCGTGAAGAGATGAACGAGTACTTGCGCTACATGGCGCTGCACTCCGATCTGCATAAGCAAATCGACTACGTCAATTCGCAGGAAGTGGTATCCACCGACTTCGTTGGCTCGCGCCACGCAGGCGTGGTGGACGCTGAAGCAACCATCAGCCAAGACAACCGCGTTGTTCTGTACGTTTGGTACGACAACGAATTCGGTTACAGCTGCCAGGTGGTTCGCGTGATGGAAGACATGGCCGGTGTAAACCCGCCAACATTCCCGCGCTAA